The genomic window CCAGAGGTATATGACTGtgagtgttactgtgtgtgtgttattctgtgtTTTTCCAACATATGTCTATGGGTGTGCAGGTATCCAAGGGGTGGTGGAGGCCTATCAGACATGCCTTCCTAAGCTTCAGCTCTACGGCCCCACCAACATCGCCCCCATCATCCAGAAAGTAGCCAGCTCCGCTTCACAGGAAATGCACACCAAGGAGGCCATGGTAAGCTAGCTGTCAGTTGTCCTCCTCTCCTTGGAACCAATCGATTGGGAGCTTGAACCTAGCTTGAGCTTAAATCatgtattgatgtcaatgggagacttgCGCAACGTTTTAGAGTTATGCTCAACATGTATTTCCAACACACCCCACAGACATTACTCTCTCACGTTTCTCCCCAGTCATTGACTTCCTTTATCTCTGCAGCAGTACTTCATTCTGCTCATCCTAACGGACGGAGTGATCACAGACATGGCAGACACCCGCGAGGCCATCGTCCAAGCCTCCCACTTGCCAATGTCCATCATCATTGTAGGCGTGGGAAGTGCTGACTTCAGTGACATGCAGATGCTGGATGGAGATGACGGGATCCTTCGCTCGCCCAAGGGGGAGCCCTGCCTACGAGACATCGTCCAGTTCGTCCCCTTCCGCAACTTCAAACATGTGAGTCTTTACTGGAACTG from Salvelinus sp. IW2-2015 unplaced genomic scaffold, ASM291031v2 Un_scaffold14527, whole genome shotgun sequence includes these protein-coding regions:
- the LOC111958304 gene encoding copine-4, whose translation is MTVSVTVCVLFCVFPTYVYGCAGIQGVVEAYQTCLPKLQLYGPTNIAPIIQKVASSASQEMHTKEAMQYFILLILTDGVITDMADTREAIVQASHLPMSIIIVGVGSADFSDMQMLDGDDGILRSPKGEPCLRDIVQFVPFRNFKHVSLYWNWEGYLRN